Part of the Coregonus clupeaformis isolate EN_2021a chromosome 8, ASM2061545v1, whole genome shotgun sequence genome, caacaaaacaTATCACTGAGGAACACTCTTCATAttttgttatgggtatgcttatcatcggcaaggactcgtttttgggggggataaaacaaaacagaaTACAGATCTAAGCACAGGCATAATCCTAGAGCAAAACCAAgtacagtctgctttccaacagacactgggagactaattcacctttcagaaggacaataacctaaaacacaaggccaaatatacgctgatgttgcttaccaagacgacattgaatgttcctgcgtggccgagttacagttttaacttaaattggcttgaaaatctttggcaagacttgaaaatggctgtctagcaatgatcaacaatcaacttgacagagcgtgaagagtttaaaaaagaataatgtgcaaatattgtacaatccaggtgtgcaaagctcatagagacttacccaaaaagactcacaactgtaatcgccaccaaaggtgtttctacaaagcattgactcaggggtgtgaatacttatgtaaatgagatatttctgtatttcattttcaataaatttgctaaaatttctaaaaacatgtttttactttgtcattatggggtattatgtgtagatgggtgataaaaaatatatttaatcaattttgaattcaggctgtaacacaacaaaatgtggaataagtcaaggggtatgaatactttctgaaggcgctgtagttCCAATTGAAATAAGCACCTGATCGCCTCCCAAAAAAAGCAGAAAAACATGTATATCTGTTGGCATTTGCGCCTCTTACAAAAACCAAAAGAGCAACCGTCTGATATTAAAGTTGCTTGTCTTGCTTTCAAATAATATGTTTTGTTAACAATGTATAAAAACTTTCATGAATAAGCATTCATAAACCACTTAATAGTTGAAATGCTATTGATACAATTTATTTAATAAATAATGTCATTGTTTTATTAACATTATAAAGCATTTATAAGCATGTAATACACATTTATAACAATTTCTAATGGTGGCTTATTCATGAAAGCTATTGTAATGTTATGTTTTGACTGTGTAGCCTAGGTGTAGCATCTTGTCACATCTAAAATGTTTTGACTGTACTGGAGAGTTTTATCCTACCAAACTCAAACTCAAATGTTTTGGCATAGAAATGTTTTCATATTCAACAAATGGTTGTTTTATATTAAAATACAGATAATATTATAACTGGGATTCAGAGGCACATTTGAACTAGTAATTATTTGTAGAACTAATAAACACCTACACGTCTGGGACCTGGTAGAATAGAACTACATGTATTCTGAACATTTAAACAGAATAGTGTAAAAAATTATACTGTGTTCGCTATTTATAGATTCTAAAAGATTTGGGACACTACGCAGTTAAGGAAACCTATCTCCTGCTCCTATCTCCTGCTCCTGCAATGGGGTGTGAATGTTGGCTCAACTAAAAGTAGAAGCAAAAATTCTAAAGCCCCAATTAAACAATCAAAAACGTTTACCTTTTTCAAAAACGAAATAGACTTTGTGGGTGAAATTTCTATATTGCGTTTTTTGATTATCTGAACAGCATATTGTTAGAATTACCTAATTTCCATCTGGTTATTGGGACAGACATGAATGCCATTTTGGACATGCGGGACAAATCTAATAAGACCAACTACAATCCACATGCAACCATGGCTCtctagtatacagtgagggaaaaaagtatttgatcccctgctgattttgtacatttacccactgacaaagacattatcagtctataattttaatggtaggtttatttgaacagtgaacgacagaataacaacaaaaaaatccagaaaaacacatgtcaaaaatgttaaaaatttatttgcattttaatgagggaaataagtatttgacccctctgcaaaacatgacttagtacttggtggcaaaacccttgttggcaatcacagaggtcagacgtttcttgtagttggccaccaggtttgcacacatctcaggagggattttgtcccactcctctttgcagatcttctccaagtcattaaggttttgagcctgacgtttggcaactcaaaccttcagctccctccacagattttctatgggattaaggtctggagactggctaggccactccaggaccttaatgtgctacttcttgagccactcctttgttgccttggctgtgtgttttgggtcattgtcatgctgaaatacccatccacgacccattttcaatgccctggctgagggaaggaggttctcacccaagatttgatggtacatggccccgtccatcgtccctttgatgcggtgaagttgtcctgtccctttagcagaaaaatacccccaaagcataatgtttccacctccatgtttgacggtggggatggtgttcttggagtcataggcagcattcctcctccaccaaacacggcgagttgagttaatgccaaagagctcgattttggtctcatctgaccacaacactttcacccaattctcctctgaatcattcagatgttcattggcaaacttcagacgggcctgtatatgtgctttcttgagcagggggaccttgcgggcgctgcaggatttcagtccttcacggcgtagtgtgttaccaattgttttcttggtgactatggtcccagctgccttgagatcattgataagatcctcccgtgtagttctgggctgattcctcaccgttgtcatgatcattgcagatcttgcatggagccccatgccgagggagattgacagttattttgtgtttcttccatttgcgaataatcgcaccaactgttgccaccttctcaccaagctgcttggcgatggtcttgtagcccattccagccttgtgtaggtctacagtcttgtccctgacatccttggagagctctttggtcttggccatggtggagagtttggaatctgattgattgattgcttctgtggacaggtgtcttttatacaggtaacaaactgagattaggagcactccctttaagagtgtgctcctaatctcagctcgttacctgtataaaagacacctgggagccagaaatctttctgattgagagggggtcaaatacttatttccctcattaaaatgcaaatcaatttataatatttttgacatgcgtttttctggattttgttgttgttattctgtctctcactgttcaaataaacctaccatttaaatgatagactgattatttatttgtcagtgggcaaacgtacaaaatcagcagtggatcaaatacttttttctgatTACAACCTCATTGATGCATGGCGAGCACATAATCCTAAAGCAAAAGGCTTTTTACTCAAGCAGGCATAAATCATTCTCACAAATCAATTTCATACTATTCTCTACACCTCTATTTTCTTTAATCAAGAAAATAGAAATTCAGCATATGAGCTTGTCTGACCACCATGCTGACCACCATGCTTACCATCTCCTAAAAGAGCCACAAGATGGTGTTTCAATGTTTCATTACTACAAAATCCTATATTCTGTGATCAATTTGAAATGGAAGTAAATTAATTCACAATGATCTATAAAAATTCAAGGACAAATACAGTGAgtatctagtttgagaaacaggcgtctcacaggtcctcaactggcagaaaaagccatatctcagactgcccatcttaatcttttatttttattggccagtctgagatatggctttttctttgcaactctgcctagaaggtcagcatcctggagtcgcctcttcactgttgacattgagactggtgttttgcgggtactatttaatgaagctgccagttgaggacctgtgaggcgcctgtttctcaaactagacactaatgtatttgtcctcttgctcagttgtgcaccggggcctcccactcctctttctattctggttagagccagtttgcgctgttctgtgaagggagtagtacacagcgttgtacgagatcttcagtttttttggcaatttctcgcatggaatagcattcatttctcagaacaagaatagactgatgagtttcagaagaaagttatttgtttctgatgctccagatactcaacgagtctcaaggccagttttattgcttctttaatcagcaaaacagttttcatctgtgctaacataattgcaaaagggttttctaatgatcaattagccttttaaaatgataaatttggattagcaaacacaacgtgccattggaacacaggactgatggttgctgataatgggcctctgtacggctatgtagatattccattaaaaatcagccatttacagctacaatagccatttacaacattaacaatgtctacactgtattaccactgaaaacactgctactcctgctgctctctcctcgtctgaccatgtgttctcgcataccccgagagcatctggtcagcggggtggtggcacaggaatcctcatctctcccaagtggactttctcaatttttcccctgacccatctgtctatctcctcatttgaattccatgctgtcacagtcactagcctatttaagcttaatatccttgtcatctatcgccctccaggttcccttggagagttcatcaatgagcttaacgccttgataagttcctttcctgaggatggctcacccctcacagttctgggggatttcaacctccctacgtctacatttgactcatttctctcgcctccttctttccactcctctcctcttttgacctcacctctcaccgtcccccctactcacaaggcaggcaatacgcttgatctcatctttactagatgctgttcttctactaatctcactgcaactcccctccaagtctccgaccactactttgtatccttttctctctccctctcctccaacactactcaatctgcccctacacagatggtaatgcgacgtcgcaaccttcgctctctctctcccgctactctctcctcttccatcctatcatctcttccctctgctcaatccttctccctccaatctcctgattctgcctcctcaaccctcctctcctccctttctgcatcctttgactctctatgtcccctatcctcccggccagctcggtcctcccctccagctccgtggcttgatgactcattgcgagctcacagaacagagctccgggcagctgagcggaaatggaagaaaactagactccctgcagacctggcatcttttcactccctcctctctacattttcttcatctgtttctgctgctaaggccactttctaccactcgaaactccaagcatccgcctctaaccctaggaagctctttgccacattctcctccctgctgaatccgaGAAGCTGTCtacgcaccacgtgctctcaccactggtgtcccccagggctcagttctaggccctctcctattctcgctatacaccaagtcacttggctctgtcatatcctcacatggcctctcctatcattgctacgctgacgacacacaactaatcttctcctttcccccttctgataaccaggtggcgaatcgcatctctgcatgtctggcagacatatcagtatggatgacggatcaccacctcaagctgaacctcggcaagacggagctgctcttcctcccggggaagggactgcccgttccatgatctcgccatcacggttgacaactccgttgtgtcctcctcccagagtgcgaagagccttggcgtgaccctggacaacaccctgtcgttcctccgctaacatcaaggcggtgacccgatcctgtaggttcatgctctacaacattcggagagtacgaccctgccttacacaggaagcggcacaggtcctaatccaggcacttgtcatctccctgcctggattactgcaactcgctgttggccgggctccctgcctgtgccattaaaccccctacaactcatccagaatgccgcagcccgtctggtgttcaaccttcccaagttctctcacgtcaccccgctcctccgcacactccactggcttccaagttgaagctcgcatctgctacaagaccatggtgcttgccacggagctgtgaggggaacggcacctccgtaccttcaggctctgatcagtccctacacccaaacgagggcactgcgttcatccacctctggcctgctggctccctacctctgcggaagcatagttcccgcccagcccagtcaaaactgttcgctgctctggcaccccaatggtggaacaagctccctcacgacgccaggacagtggagtcactcaccaccttccggagacatttgaaaccccacctctttaaggaatacctgggataggataaagtaatcgtTCTACCCCcaaatgcacctatttgtaagtcgctctggataagaacgtctgctaaatgacgtaaatgtaaatgtatttctgatcaagtTGATGttaccccaaacctttgaacggtagtgtatattaatgGAAATTGATATTGTACCTGTAACCACCCCAACAAAACATGACAAAACAATTCCTGTATTGCTGCTAATCTAAAACTAAAGCACCAAACAATTTCCCTGAGATTAATTTGTGCTTTCTTTTCTTGCCCCCAAACTCAGTCCCCATTTATATAACTGAAGAATCAGACATGACAAGCACCAAAGGAGTCCCCAGGATGGGGAAGATGCTTATCGAGCTGATGACCCTACTGGGGTGAGTATCTTGTTTCAAAGGTAGTCAAGGGTTGTGTCTCAATAGTCTTGAATAGTTTAAGGAGACTCCCCGTCTTCTTTCCTTCATTAGCACTAATCTGAAATGACTGGAGAGGACAAAACAATACAGAAGAGACCAAACTAAGACTTCTGTAGTTATGAAGCAAAGGAGATAAGGAGAGGACGTCATTCAGGATAATTTAGACACAACTCTAGAGAAGTAGTGTAAGAGTGGTGTGAGAGTCAGTTGTCAGTATAATAATTAGCTAACTTTGGGAGTAGGTAATGACACTGATCTAATTGCCCACCAGGGCTGTTGGCTTGAGCAACAGCGCCATCCAGAGGCCTGACTACGACAACACTCCAGCCCCCGAGTTCCTCAACCCTTCCTGGATGGCGGGCCTCCCGGACAGCCTCCCGCTGTCCGAGGTCACCATGCCTGGCACCCACAACACCATGGCCATCTACGGCGGCGCCTTGGCCGAGTGCCAGTCCTGGAGCCTGGCGTCGCAGCTTCGTGCCGGTGTGCGTTTCCTGGACGTGCGTGTGCGCCATGTGCGTGGCAACCTCACCATCCACCATGGCGTGTCCTACCAGCGGGCGCACTTCGGCGACGTGGTGGAGGGCGTGGCTGACTTCCTACGTGAGTACCCCAGTGAGACGGTGCTGATGCGGCTCAAGGAGGAGTTCAGTGAGACCTTCGACATCTACGGTGCGGTGATCAGCTACATTCACCTCTATGCCGACTGGGACCTGCTGTGGCACAGTCGGCTCATGCCAACTGTGGGACAGGCCAGAGGGAAGCTCATTGTCCTCCAGGACTTTGGCGGACCTGACCTTGGCATGCGCTACGGCTCCCTGGACATTGCGGACAACTGGAAGGTGAGGAGACCGTCATTTTGGAAATTAAATTGTGGCTAGGCATTTTTATTGAGTCTCATATGCTTGTTGTCTCCCCAGGTCCCCACCCTCCTGCATGTGGCTGAGAAATGGCAAAGTGTGCACGAACACCTGGAGGCTGCCCCTGTGGGCAACAAGGCCTATATCTTCCTCACCTATAGCAGCGGGGCGGGCATCTTTGCCTACCCCAACGCCATCGCCCAGCGAATCAACGCCCTTCTGTACGACTACCTGATCGCACAGATAGGGCAGAACAGGCGCTTCGGAATCATCACCATGGACTTCCCCGCCGCTCCCCTCCTTCAAATGATCATCAGCTTCAACTGAGAGAGAGGTCCCTAATCTACTAAACCTGCTACCATACAATCAACATAGACACACTCAAATTAAAATTGTTGGGACACTACATGAGGATTGGGAGTCAATTTTGCACATTGCATGCTTGTTTTCACTATGCCTTGACACTTAATTAAGCAGTTGTTTATTGGTGAGGTTGTCATCTCTCTTGACTTTCCACCAAGGGGGCAAAACTGGTTACAATGACGTCAGACTGATGTATTTTCTGACATCATGGTCAGGTTGTATACTAAATGCAAAATGAAATAAGACATCATAAACTGCTTATCATCTGGTCTCCACAACCAGAAAACCAGATACAACCAGAAAATTATGTTGTTAAAATGTCCGATACCAAATTTGGATGGCTGGGCAGGTGTTCATGGTCGAGTCGCAACTCTAATTTGTGTTGCACCTCATCAAGAAAATAACTATATGAGTTAACTATCACTATttaaaagggatagttcactccaAAATCAAAGTTTGCCAGATGTTTTCGGACCTCAAAAGTTGTCTAATGTCGAGATTAATCTATGTCCCACACCATCTGTTGTGTAAATCCAGCCACAGCCCTAGTATGCCTATGGTGCCCATCTTTCTCATTCATATTGGGATTGATGCATATAGCTGGACCTACACAACAGATGGCCTGGGACATGGACTCATCTCAACAGTAGATCTGAAAATGTCTGATAAACTTTGATTTTGGAGTGAACATTTACTTTAAGTGTTGATGCTCAAAGAAAACTGCCACATTTGGGAAGAATGCCACACCACAAAACATGAACTCAATTTTCTGACAAGTTATTGATTTCAATCCGCTATTGTTTATTATCTGTTGGACAGTGATGTCATTAAGATATTAACCACTTTTGAACACAGCAGTGTTTCAGTCACAACAATGACACAATGGCTGTATGATTGGACAGGCTATACAAAATTGTCAATAGAAATAAATTGCTTTTATCCGCATAAAATGTATGCTTTGTTTGTGAATGGACTTGAATTGACTGAATGGAGATTTTGAAAGAAAACAGCTGTAGAAATAATTTACCTGTGTTCAAGCAGGTGTGATGACAACAACTTTCACACACTGAAACCTTGGCTTTTTTGTTATGAATAAGTAAATAAATATCAACCCTAGTTTGACCAAAAACATTCCTATGCCTATTTATAGATATATTCTTAGTGTAGGGGTACCATGACCTGTGTTTCAAGCAGGTGTGATGATAGTAATTTTCCCACAATGAAACCGTTGCTTTTATCGTTATGAATCAGTAAATAAATACCAAACCTAGTTTGACCTAAAACATTACTATGCACAttaggagtacaccacatcagtcactggcttcatcaataagtgcatcaatgatgtcgtccccatagtgaccatacataccccaaccagaagccatggattacaggaaacatccgcactgagctaaagggtagagctgccgctttcaaggagcgggactctaacccggacgcttataagaaatcccgctatgctctccgacgaaccatcaaacaggcaaagagtcaatacagggctaagatagtaatacaccggctctgatgcttgtcggatgtggcagggcttgaaaactattacagactacaaagggaagcacagccgcgagctgcccagtgacacaagacttccagacgagctaaaccacttctatgctcgcttcgaggcaagcaacactgaagtatgcatgagagcaccagctgttccagatgtctatgtgatcacgctctccgtagccgatgtgagtaagacttttaagcaggtcaacattcacaaggtcgcagggccagacggattaccaggacgtgtactccgagcatgtgctgaccaactggcaagtgtcttcactgacattttcaacatgtccctgactgagtctgtaataccaacatgtttcaagcagaccaccatagtccccgtgcccaaggacactaagataacctaaCTAAATGaataccgacccgtagcactgacgtctgtagccatgaagtgctttgaaaggctggtcatggttcacatcaacaccattatcccagaaaccctagacccactccaatttgcataccgccccaacagatccacagatgatgcaatctctattgcactccacactgcctttcccacctggacaagaggaacacctaagtgagaatgctattcattgactacagctcagcattcaacaccatagtgccctcaaagctcatcactaagctaaggatcctgggactaaacacctccctctgcaactggatcctagacttcctgacgggccgcccccaggtgttaagggtaggtaacaacacatctgccacactgatcctcaacacggaggcccctcaggggtgcgtgctcagtcccctcctgtactccctgttcacccatgactccatggccaggcacgactccaacaccatcattaagtttgccgacgacacaacagtggtaggcctgatcaccgacaacgatgagacagcctatagggaggaggtcagatacctgtccgtgtggtgccaggataacaacctatccctcaacgtgaccaggacaaaggagatgattgtggactacagggaaaaaaagaggactgagcacgcccccattctcatcgacggggctgtagtggaacaggttgagagcttcaagttccttggtgtccacatcaccaacaaactatcatggtccaaacacaccaagacagtcgtgaagagggcacgacaaagcctattccccctcaggagactgaaaagatttggcatgggtcctcagatcctcaaaaaattatacagctgcaccatcgagagcatcctgactggttgcatcaccacctggtatggcaactgcttggcctccgaccgcaaggtactacagagggtagtgcgtacggcccagtacatcactggggccaagcttcctgccatccaggacctctataccaggcggtgtcagaggaaggccctcaaaattgtcaaagactccagccaccctagtcatagactgttctctatgctaccgcacagcaagcggtaccggagtgccaagtctaggtccaaaataattctcaacagcttctacccccaagccataagactcctgaatcagctaatcatggctaccctgactatttgcactgccccccccacccccacctcacaccccatctttttacgctgctgctactctgttaattatttatgcatagtcactttaactctacccacatgtacatattacttcaacaacctcaactagccggtgcccccgcacattgactctgcaccggtacccccctgtatatatagcctccctactgttattttttttacttctgctctttttttctcaacacttttttgttgttgttttattttacttttttatttaaaataaatgcactgttggttaagtgctgtaagtaagcatttcgctgtaatgtctgcacctgttgtattcggcgcatgtggccaataagatttgatttgatttgatttgatatatacatgtacagtgtcttcggaaagtattcagaccccttgactttttccacattttgttacgttacaacctt contains:
- the LOC123491522 gene encoding 1-phosphatidylinositol phosphodiesterase-like produces the protein MTSTKGVPRMGKMLIELMTLLGAVGLSNSAIQRPDYDNTPAPEFLNPSWMAGLPDSLPLSEVTMPGTHNTMAIYGGALAECQSWSLASQLRAGVRFLDVRVRHVRGNLTIHHGVSYQRAHFGDVVEGVADFLREYPSETVLMRLKEEFSETFDIYGAVISYIHLYADWDLLWHSRLMPTVGQARGKLIVLQDFGGPDLGMRYGSLDIADNWKVPTLLHVAEKWQSVHEHLEAAPVGNKAYIFLTYSSGAGIFAYPNAIAQRINALLYDYLIAQIGQNRRFGIITMDFPAAPLLQMIISFN